Part of the Quercus robur chromosome 5, dhQueRobu3.1, whole genome shotgun sequence genome, AACGGGTGGGCCTAATTTTAGCCCACCACGCACTAAAGGGAGTTGGACTAGACAACTCACCAGACCCATGCAGGAAAGTCACGTTCATCTTATACAGGAGGAGGTGGGCTCTAAACGTAAATTGGAGGAGCCTACAACGCTGAATGAACATGGGAACGAAGGAGAAAAAAGGTTGAAAGTTACAAAGGAGACGAAGAAGCTAAGTGCTCTCTTTGTACACACTTAGGATCGGCGGAGGTTGCTAAGCAACCCCACCGGGTCCAATGAGTCTACTAAGCTGGAACTGtcgagggcttgggaaccctcaGACAGTAAACGCCTTGAAGAAGGTGATTAGGATAGAGAaacccaattttgtttttttaatggaaacaaAATCAGACGAGGAATGGGTTATGGTGGTTCGTGATCGTTGCGagtttaaaaatagttttgttATTCCCAGCAATGGCCTTAGTGGGGGTTTGGCGGTGTTCTGGAAGGCAGATATAAAAGTTTCAGTCCAAGGCTTTTCCTTGTCCTATATTGATGCAATAGTGGAGGGTGGCTGCTCTAATAATCCATGGCATCTCACCGGTTTCTATGGTAACCCAGTCACCTCTTTAAGGAGTGATTCTTGGCGTCTTTTGTCTTCCCTTTGCAACGGATCAAACTTGCCGTGGCTGGTAATCGGAGACTTCAATGAAATCATGTGCGAGTCAAAAAAAGGAGGTGCAAAAAGATCCAACACACAAATGTTGAGGTTTAAGAATACTGTTGAGTCTTGTGGGCTTAGAGAAATTAGTTTTAATGGGCCGTTATTTACCTGGATCTACCAAAGAAGGGACGGGTTTCAGATCAGGGAAAGGCTGGATAGGGCCTTGGCCTCTTCGAATTGGGCCCTTTTATTCCCCTCAGCCAAGCTCTTTCACAAGTCCACGTCCACATCAGATCACAGCCCCCTTTTGTTGAAGTTCTGTGCAAGTAAAAGGAAGAGTAGTCATAAAAGGGTTTTCAGGTTTGAGTCTATGTGGTTGCAAGATCTAAGTTGTGAGAAAGTTATCTCTGAAGCTTGGAACGAAGGTCAGCGAGGTGGTTCGGCCTTTACAATCAATGCAAGCCTTGATTTATGCAGAATCCGTTTGGAAGCTTGGAATTCAACGGAGTTTGGTCATGTGGGCAAGAAAATTTCGCTCCTCCAGAGGAGGTTGGAGTGTTTGGAGTTTCTACCCTCTTCCCCAATCACTATTAAAGATATGAGGGATACCAGAATCGAGCTCAACTGCTGGTTAGAAAGAGAGGATACTATGTGGAGACAGAGAGCTAGGTTGAATTGGTTTCGTGAGGGTGATAGAAATACAAGATTTTTCCACTCTAAGGCCTCTGCTCGTTTCTTGAAGAATTCCATTGAGGGTGTTTTTGACCCAAACGATGTTTGGCTAGAAGAAGAGAGTGATATAGAGAAATGCTTTGTGGACTACTATACTGAGCTCTTCACTTCATCAAATCCTGTGGACTTCTCGGAGATCACTGAGGCAGTAACCGAAAGTCTCCCAGGAAATGAACTCTAGGCTGCTCAGGGAATTCCAACCAGGGGAAGTATTCCAAGCCTTGAAGCAAATGTACCCTTTGAAAGCTCCTGGACCCGACGGTATGCCTCCCCTCTTTTTCCAGCATTTTTGGCCTACTGTGGGCGATGTGGTTTCTAAATCTGTGCTTGACTTTCTTAACTCTGGCATTATACCCCCAAATTTCAATGCTACTCACAttgttttagtccctaaaaataaaagtcctAAGAGAGTTTCAGATTATAGACCTATAAGTCTATGTAATGTAATCTACAAACTAGCTTCTAAAACATTGGCTAATAGATTGAAGAAAATCTTACCTTCTATCATCAGTGACTCATAAAGTGCCCTTGTTAATGGTAGATTGATTACTGACAATGTTTTAGTAGCATTTGAATGTATGCATCATATTAGCCAGAGAAAAACAGGGTCCACTGGTGAGATGGCGATTAAGCTCGACATGAGCAAGGCGTATGATAGAGTGGAATGGGCTTGTCTTGATAAGATCATGGAGAAGCTGGGTTTCCACCAAAGGTGGAGGGCTTTAGTGATACAATGTGTTTCCTCGGTCACCTATTCCGTCCGATTAAACGGTAAACCAAGGGGTCATATAGTTCCTACAAGGGGTCTGCGCCAGGGGGATCCACTCTCCCCCTATCTCTTCTTGTTGTGTGCTGAGGGCCTTTCGGCCTTGATCAAAAGTGCTGTGTCCAAAGGCAGTGTGAAGGGTTTTTCGGTGTGTAGAAGAGGCCCTTGCATTTCTCATCTGTTTTTCGCAGACGATAGTATTATTTTCTGCAAAGCATCGTTGGGGGAATGCGATGCTCTTCATCGTATTCTTGCGGTGTGTGAGTTGGCTTCTGGGCAACAACTGAATAGGGCCAAAACATCTTTGTTCTTTAGCCCCAACGCGAAACCTGAAatcaaaaatgaaattcatgCTAGATTTGGGGCACAGGTGATAAAGCAGCACGAGAAGTACCTAGGGCTACCCTCATTAGTGGgcaagaacaaaaagaacacttttaaagaaatcaaagagaagtTGGCCAAGAAATTAGCGGGGTGGAAGGAAAGGCTTTTGTCAAAAGCAGGGAAGGAAATTTTGATAAAGGCAGTAGCCCAGGTGATCCCAACTTACTCCATGAGCTGCTTCAAGATTCCTGATACTCTTTGTAACGAGATGACAAGCTTGATTCAAAATTTCTGGTGGGGCCAGTGCAAGAATGAAAGGAAGATGGCGTGGACTAGTTGGGAAAAACTATGCACTCCAAAAGCCCAAGGGGGGATGGGTTTTAAACAGCTCAAGCAATTTAATCTAGCTCTTTTGGCAAAACAAGGATGGCGGCTGCAAACTAGCAGCAAATCTctgttgtttttggtttttaaggCAAAATATTTTCCCAACAATGATTTTGTCCATGCTACTATGGGGTGCAAACCATCCTTTGCATGGCGGAGCATAATGGCTGCACAAGACATTGTCAGGAGGGGTTTGAGGTGGCAAGTGGGTAATGGAAAGAGTATTCACATATGGCAAGATAGGTGGTTACCCACTCCTTCCCAATACAAAGTGATTTCCCCTCCCTCTCTGTTACATCCTGTTGCTCGGGTTGAGGAGCTGATTGATCCTGTGACTAGGGAATGGAAAATGGAGCTTATCCATAGGATTTTCCTCCCTCATGAAGCAGATATCATTGGGGGTATTGCTTTAAGCTCTAATCTCCCTAAGGATATGCAAATTTGGGCAGCCACGACAAATGGTAGGTTCAATGTCAGGAGTGCATATTGGCTGGCTATGAAACCAACTCCAGGGAATGGTGCTTCCTCGACCTTGGATAACAGCAATATGAGGAAGTTTTGGAAGTACCTATGGAGTATCAACATTCCCCACAAGGTTAAACACTTCGCCTGGCGTGCATGCAAGGAAATTCTTCCCACCAAAGAAAACTTGAAGAGAAGGAAAGTAATTGAGAATAGTGATTGTGATAACTGCTTGTCTCATGAGGAGTCCACGGGCCACCTCTTTTGGAGCTGTAGCCGATCCCGAGAAATTTTGTGCTATTTCGAAACTTTTCCCCAAAATCTATGATTGGCCTGTATTATCCTTTTTGGACTTACTGTGGTTCATTGTTGTGGTTGAACAATGGGATCAGTATCGAGTGGAGAAGGTGGTCATGGTGGCCTGGGCCATATGGCATAATAGAAATGAACAGAGAGTGAGTGGGAAAGTAAAGAATGGCAACGCTGTGGTTCATGGAGCTATTGATTACTTGCAGGAGTATTAAGCCTGCTGCATGAAGGTGGAAGAGCACAGACCAAGCTTGGTTGAGAATTGGACCCCTCCACCCCCTCAGCATTACAAAATAAATGTTGACGGTGCGGTTTTTGGGGCTCAAAAAGCTGTTGGGATTGGAATTCTGGTCCGTGATGCAGAGGGCAGAGTAATTGGAGCttgtagtaaaaaaattaaggctCCTCTTGGAGCTATGGAGGTGGAAGCCAAAGCTTTAGAGGCTGGCGTTCAGTTTGCAAAAGACTTACTTATCCATGACATTCTCCTTGAAAGTGATTCACTGAACTTGATCAATGCTTTAAAGGAATTGGCCCCTCCCCCTGCATCTGTTGCTGCTGTAATGTATGGTGTTCTTGCATCCCTTCATGATTTTCGTAGTGTGGAGTTGTCTCATGTCCGCAGGCTTGGCAATAGGCCAGCCCACCTACTAGCAAAGCATGCCTTAGGCATTGCAGATTTTTCTACTTGAATAGAAGAGAACccttattttattgaacaagCTCTTCTATATGATGTTCTTGTACCCCATCTTTGAGCAATATTAATTCTCAgtcttcccatcaaaaaaaaaataataataataggcaAGCTTCTTCtccagaaataaaaataaaaataataggtaAGTTCATTTAATGTTGTCCGGTCTTGTCATTCagttatacataaaaaaaaaaaaataaaaaaaaaataaaaaaaaaaaagaaaaaagaaaaagagaacatGTCTACTCTATTCTACTACTTAATGATGTCTCAAATAGTGGTTATGGCAGCTTTGTTGACTTGATTGGCCAAAGAAACGTCTCTATCTTcacaagaaaatagagaatttcATATCTTCacacatttctttttcaatagaGCACTTTAGcacctttcttcttttcttttgagagTGTGGGACGGTGGGTGGCCGAAGTGGAAAAATAAAGGCATCTTGTGTTTACACTTTACagttgtataatattttatattctacTACTTAATGATGCCCTCAAATAGTGGttatgacagtttttttttttttttttgacttgatTGTCAAAAGAAACGTGGTTATCTTCGTAAGCTTGTTTGGTAAATAAGTTTGAATAATGTTGTTAGaatatttttgatatatataactgaaaaaatgtataaaaatatgtgtaaatatatttaaaatatttaaaagtgtGTTTAAAATGTCCTACCAAACGAGCTGAcacttatttttttcaatatagcACTTTAGcgcctttcttcttttcttttaagagTGTGGGACGGTGGGTGGTGGAAGCGGGAAATAAAGGCATGTATGTTGGCTCGATCACTCCATTGCTCTTggaaacataataataataatagtaattaaagTGCAAAATGGTCTGAATAACCGTGTCTTCAatcttcctaaaaaaaaaaaccgtgtcttcaagatatttattattaaattattttaaaaagttatgatGTCATTTTTAtgacaaatataaaaattttataaattttttttaatttatatctttttttataaaaatttctaaatatatttaataaatcaaTGCTATTAAGTATTCCTTAACTTTTTCCaaactaaaaaccaaaaattaaaactcaaCCGTCTTAAATcttgtttaatattttatggtaTTTCTGTATAAAGTTAAATCCCCTGCCCATTATTATAATGATTGAATTTATTaagcaaaaatgaaaatacaaataaatgtattattcaatttttaattatatatgttaaaaGAATTAACTAAAAGAACATATATaatccataaataaataaataaaaacatataggTAGCATTTGGATTCACGTTTAGCGCGTTTCACATTTtgcgttttctcttttttttttttttttttttttaatccatgtTTTTCAGCTCTTAGAGACAAGTTTATTGTTCATGACTTTTTAAGCATTGTTCACACATGGTTCACGGGACCTACAAtcactttattcaaaaaaatgttaaaaataagtctcacgacactattcatacatttaaaaattattttactacacaattttcagtttttaatttttaataatataaaatgtatccaaacaaacccataCACCTGGCATCCTTTACGAAATTTCCTTGAACTTTCCCAGTAACTAAAGCCAAAcacccaaaaacaaaaggaaaaaaacaaaaagaaataataataataatttccctAAAGTAAAGTTACTCGTTTGACTACCTTTTCATGACGCGGAAAaaggcaaaatttgccaaaaaatgaaaattctgaaaaattttAGTCGGACAGCACGcgttcaaacttatttagttagttagactgtttttgaaagtcgagtttggcaaactcgactttgggctGGAATACAGACacaatagtggcgtttttttttagtggcgtttgtcataaacgccactataggttccctatagtggcgttttctataaacgctgctatagccacaaaaaaacgccactatagtgttcgtttttcagcccaaagtcgagtttgTCAAACTTgactttcaaaaacagtctaccttactaaataactttgaacacGTGCCACGTGCCTGAAATAATctgtttggcaattttttcccGCGGAAAagcataaaataagaaaaaaagaagaaaaagaagggttGGAAAGGCATATGACGTTTCCTCAAAGACAATTTTCTCAGCACATCTCTGAAAACTGTCCTGTGTTTACACTTTACAGttgtataatattttcttaGCATCCCTTACGAAATTATTTCCTCAAAGTTTCCTCAAAGAcaattttcttagtttttctctaAAAGCTGTCTTGTGTTTACACTTTACAGTTGTATATTTTCTTAGCATCCCTTACGAAATTTCCTCAAAGTTTCCTGAAAGTTACCACTTATAAAAAAGCGAAAAGGaattaggaaaaataaaataaaaatcgcAGAAGACTTTAAATTACTCGTTCTTTCTTTTTGAGTCTTTACAAGGGAACTACTCGCAAATGATAATATAGCTCTAACCAAAAGCAACAGCTGATATCACACACACCGAAGCTTTGTAAGTTTCCAATGGCTTCCATAACCTCTGAAAtagcttcttcttcattgtccacATGGGAGTATGATGTTTTTCTCAGTTTCAGAGGTGAGGACACCCGTAATAACTTCACAGACCATTTATATGCTGCCTTGGATCAAAAAGGAATTAAGACCTTTAGAGACAATGAAAGACTTGAGAGAGGAAAACCCATTTCCACGGAGCTCTTGAATGCTATAGAAAAGTCGAAGTTCGCAATCATTGTTCTATCAAGAAACTATGCGTCCTCGTCTTGGTGCTTAGATGAACTTGTAAAGATGGTTGAGTGCAAGGAAAAGACTAGGCTAACAGTGTTGCCTGTTTTTTATGGTGTGGATCCCTCTGATGTACGAAAACAAACGGGCAGTTTTGCAGAGGCCTTTGCTAAACATGAAGATCTTATCAAGAACGAAGAGAAGTTGCGATCATGGAGAGCTGCTTTGAGTCAAGTTGCCAATCTCTCTGGATGGGATGCACGAAATAAGTAAGAATTTCTTTCGGAAacttttggaaaataaatattattcgTCGTTACTTTGATCTTTTGGCCAtaagactttttctttttctttttttccctttcgtTAATTGCTTACTTAAATGGAGAATTAGAGGACACGTTCAATTTTTCCTGTATATAATGAACTTAAGAAATTGTAAGCTAAAAACTGAACAAATAATAGATCAAAACAAACCGATCAAGCTGTAGTAGCTTAAGCAGTAGCAAGTAACTATAACTAGCATAATTCCTAGGACTCTCATTTTCCTCTGTTTTCGACTCCCCTTAACAATTTTTGCTAAAGGCAAATCCGGATTTTATATCATCCTTTATGGCTTTGAAATTGGCTTCTTCCATTttattgtgtgtgtatatatataagatacTAGCAGCCTAGACTTCTACTAGAGGAGTAGGACCAACTCTGCTTCCAAGTTCCCACAGACCAATTTGTCTGCACAATGAGCAACTATTCAAAATTCCTTTTCCAAATACGTCCTGTGAAACTGTAGGCATAAAATTGTTCTCTACTTAGATGGAAAAAATTGCAGAAAAAGCACACTATCCATTCTTTCCTCACTAAACTTGCGTAAACAGAGTAgttgatctttttctttttttctatatttcatCATTACCTAAGCTATAAATGAATGCTTATGCATTTGAAAAACCAGATATTTTTCTACCAATCTAGAATAGGATGAGAATATCTGATTTTGCTAGTATTGAAAGTGTCCAAATGAATTTTCTAGTATTGAAAAGAGTCCAAACGGCCAAATATATAGATTGATATATTTGAACCTATGAACATTTCTGCTAATCCCAACTAGATTCTCTGATTTGCTATAAGGCAAACTAAGGCATCAATCTCTAAGATATGGATACTTTTGCTTCTGTGATACTGGCAGCATCATACTACAGTGCTACACTGCCATAAGTTTGCAGAAATAATGGCCAATCCTGAGACCAGAGCTCATGCCATATAACATGCTTTCAATGCCTCACCATTCTCTATATGACTCCTGTAATTTCTGTGTGAAAAGGCTCCTACCTCTGAGCACCATATTTTTGAAGGGAAGAACTAGTGAAGCGACTGGTCATTCTGTGACTCTGCCACAACATTAATTTATACTACGTTCTCCTTGGATGACACAGgcatcttttctttatttttctattacattctaaataaatttttggcatcatcatcatcatcatcttagAAATTTAATTAGTTCTAGACAAAAGAAACTCAAGTAATGAAATCCGGAAGAATTCCAAAATATGAATTAGATATATAATGAAGCTacaatataatatgatatatatgtTGTAATGAAGAAATCTAGAAATAGACACAACAAATAAAGAATtatgtaaaaattgaaattttgctATTAGAAGTTTTATTAAAGGTTGTTAATTCCAGATTTAAAAGGAGATAGGTACTTTTCAACATTCCTAACAAGACTACTATATgtatacttttattttaattataaggTACCATAACACAGCTGAATTCCAATTAATGGTGATCATTTCCTCCcctcccaccccccccccccccccccggcgtGCCAATGTTTTACTATATAAAACATACTAATATATGTTTTCAATAGAAATGTTAAAATGTGCAGGACATCAGGGCAAACAGTAGGCCAGGGGTCCTATTATGTTGTAGAAAACTTATTTGGTAAATTTGTTATATCTATTTTCATATTAGAACATAGAATTCCCTATTCTGTGGTGAATGAATCTAAAAATTGTACACTTGCTGAGCCTATTGTTTTGTTGTGACGCAAGAAAATTATTGTTCTATTGTTTTGGCAGGCAAGAGTCAACAATCATCAAAGAGATCGTCAGAGAAATACTTGGTGACTTGAATTCTTCCTACTCGTATGTACACAAGGATCTAGTTGGAATAAAATCTCGTGTTAAGGAAATGGAGGATTTATGTTTAGGTATGGGGTTGAATGATGTTCGCTTCATAGGGATTTGGGGAATGGGTGGAGTTGGTAAAACAACTCTAGCACGAGTCCTTTATGACAAAATTCATTCTCATTTTGATGGCAGCAACTTTCTTGCAAATGTTAGAGAAAAAAGTGGAAACGGGGGATTAGTTGCTTTACAAAAACAACTTCTTTCTGATGTCTTGTTTGAAAGcaatattaatattttggaTGCTCAACAGGGAATCAATGTGATAATGAATAGATTATGTTGTAAAAGGGTTCTTGtaattcttgatgatgtggatcAACTTGAACAGTTAGAAGCATTAGTAGGCAAGCGGAGTTGGTTTGGTCAAGGGAGTGTGATCATTATGACAACTAGAGATCAACATCTATTACTCAGACATGAAGTGACTGAAAAGGAAATATACAAGGCTAGATTATTAAATGATGATGAAGCTCTAAAACTTTTTAGTCTAAAAGCTTTCAAGCAAGACTATCCTTCAGAAGGTTATGAGTTGCCATCTCAAAAGGTTATATATTATGCTCAAGGCCTTCCTCTAGCTCTCGAAATTTTAGGTTCCTTCCTAGTTCGTAGAAATCTAGATGCATGGGAAAGTCTCTTAGGTAGACTACAAGAATGTCctgaaagtaaaattttagaTGTGCTCCAAATAAGTTTTGATGGTCTAAGGAgaacagagaaaaaaatatttttagatattgCTTGTTTCTTCAAAGGAATGACTAAAGATCGTGTAGCAAACATACTACGAACTCCCCATAGTAGGCCAGATGTTGATATAGATGTTCTCATGGAAAAATCCCTTATAACCATCTCAAATGGAACATTgtggatgcatgatttgctaCAAGAATTGGGTAAGGAAATTGTTCGTTGTGAATCTCCTGACGAGCCTGGTGGACGCAGTAGGTTGTGGTTGAAGGAGGATATCCTTCATGTACTAATAGATAATGCAGTAAGTTGATTATGCAGgattttaatctctctctctctctctctctctctctctctctctctctctctctctctctctctctctctctctctctctctctctctctgttgaTAACTTTTAATGTGCTTACTTTTTGTTGTTGGGTACTAGGGAACAGAAAAGGTTGAAGGCATCTTCCTCAACTCATCTCCAAACAAAGAGGATAATGTTAAAGTCAATTTTGAAGCCTTCTCAAAGATGAGAAACCTAAGATTGCTTAATATTGATAATGTGCACCTTCCTCAAGGCCTCAGTTTTCTTTCAAGTGAGTTACGTCTTATGAATTGGCTTGGATATCCTTTAAA contains:
- the LOC126725751 gene encoding disease resistance protein RUN1-like; its protein translation is MASITSEIASSSLSTWEYDVFLSFRGEDTRNNFTDHLYAALDQKGIKTFRDNERLERGKPISTELLNAIEKSKFAIIVLSRNYASSSWCLDELVKMVECKEKTRLTVLPVFYGVDPSDVRKQTGSFAEAFAKHEDLIKNEEKLRSWRAALSQVANLSGWDARNKQESTIIKEIVREILGDLNSSYSYVHKDLVGIKSRVKEMEDLCLGMGLNDVRFIGIWGMGGVGKTTLARVLYDKIHSHFDGSNFLANVREKSGNGGLVALQKQLLSDVLFESNINILDAQQGINVIMNRLCCKRVLVILDDVDQLEQLEALVGKRSWFGQGSVIIMTTRDQHLLLRHEVTEKEIYKARLLNDDEALKLFSLKAFKQDYPSEGYELPSQKVIYYAQGLPLALEILGSFLVRRNLDAWESLLGRLQECPESKILDVLQISFDGLRRTEKKIFLDIACFFKGMTKDRVANILRTPHSRPDVDIDVLMEKSLITISNGTLWMHDLLQELGKEIVRCESPDEPGGRSRLWLKEDILHVLIDNAGTEKVEGIFLNSSPNKEDNVKVNFEAFSKMRNLRLLNIDNVHLPQGLSFLSSELRLMNWLGYPLKFMPTNFHPNKLVELIMPHSHIKQLWEGVWVVQS